The Bubalus bubalis isolate 160015118507 breed Murrah chromosome 16, NDDB_SH_1, whole genome shotgun sequence genome window below encodes:
- the LOC102413046 gene encoding olfactory receptor 8K5: protein MDPQNRSSLTEFILMGVTKQPELQAPLFGAFLIIYTITVVGNLGMIILTQVDSRLHTPMYFFIKHLAFIDLGNSTVICPKMLVNFVVDQNTISYYACATQLAFFLMFIISEFFILSAMAYDRYLAICNPLLYNVIMSQRLCHMLVGIPYLYSTFQALMFTIKIFTLTFCGSNVISHFYCDDVPLLLMLCSNAQEIELLIILFSAFNLISSLLVILMSYILILTAIFQMHSAESRKKAFSTCGSHLMVVVVFYGSLLFMYMQPNSTHSFDTDKMASVFYTLVIPMLNPFIYSLRNKEVKSAFQMVLKNNCKLCI from the coding sequence ATGGACCCACAGAATCGATCATCACTGACTGAATTCATTCTGATGGGGGTCACAAAGCAGCCTGAGCTTCAGGCTCCCCTTTTCGGAGCCTTCCTCATCATCTACACAATCACAGTGGTGGGAAATCTGGGCATGATCATCTTAACTCAAGTGGATTCCCGGCTGCACACACCTATGTACTTTTTTATCAAACACCTGGCTTTCATTGATCTTGGTAATTCTACTGTCATTTGTCCCAAGATGCTGGTGAATTTTGTTGTGGATCAAAATACCATTTCCTATTATGCATGTGCCACACAGTTGGCTTTCTTCCTTATGTTCATTAtcagtgaattttttattttgtcagccatggcctatgaccgctacttGGCTATCTGCAACCCTCTGCTGTACAATGTTATCATGTCCCAGAGACTTTGTCATATGCTGGTAGGCATTCCATACCTCTACAGTACCTTTCAGGCACTCATGTTTACTATTAAGATTTTTACATTGACTTTTTGTGGCTCTAACGTCATCAGTCATTTCTACTGTGATGATGTTCCCTTGTTACTTATGCTCTGCTCAAACGCACAAGAAATAGAATTGTTGATCATACTGTTTTCAGCATTTAATTTGATCTCTTCCCTCCTGGTCATCCTAATGTCCTACATACTGATCCTGACAGCAATATTTCAAATGCATTCTGCAGAGAGCAGGAAAAAAGCTTTCTCCACATGTGGTTCTCAtctgatggtggtggtagtgttCTATGGGTCTCTACTATTTATGTATATGCAGCCCAACTCCACTCACTCCTTTGATACAGATAAAATGGCCTCTGTGTTTTATACTTTAGTGATTCCCATGCTTAACCCCTTCATCTACAGCTTAAGGAACAAAGAAGTAAAAAGTGCCTTCCAAATGGTCTTAAAGAATAACTGCAAACTTTGTATCTAA
- the LOC112579600 gene encoding LOW QUALITY PROTEIN: olfactory receptor 8K1 (The sequence of the model RefSeq protein was modified relative to this genomic sequence to represent the inferred CDS: inserted 1 base in 1 codon): MDPMEKHNHTAMHKVTEFVLTGITDSPELQAPLFGIFLVIYLVTVTGNLGMVILTHLDSKLHTPMYFFLRHLSITDLGYSTVIGPKMMVNFVVHXNTISYNWCATQLAFFETFIITELFILSAMAYDRYVAICKPLLYVVIMAQKVCWGLVLTPYLYSTFVSLFFTIKLFKLSFCGSNVISYFYCDSVPLISLLCSDTHELELIILIFSGCNLLCSLLIVLVSYLFILVAILRMNSSKGRCKAFSTCSSHLTAVVVFYGTLLFMYLQPKSSHTFAVDKMASVFYTLVIPMLNPLIYGLRNKEVKDALKRTLTN, translated from the exons ATGGACCCCATGGAGAAACACAATCATACTGCCATGCACAAGGTGACTGAGTTTGTTCTTACGGGGATCACAGACAGTCCTGAGCTGCAGGCGCCTCTCTTTGGAATCTTCCTGGTCATCTACTTGGTCACAGTGACAGGAAATCTGGGTATGGTTATCCTGACCCATTTGGACTCCAAGCTACATActcccatgtactttttccttagACATTTGTCAATTACTGATCTTGGTTACTCCACTGTCATTGGCCCAAAAATGATGGTCAACTTTGTGGTAC AAAATACGATTTCCTACAATTGGTGTGCCACTCAACTGGCGTTCTTCGAGACTTTCATTATCACTGAACTCTTCATTCTATCAgcaatggcctatgaccgctatgtagCCATCTGCAAACCTCTTCTTTATGTGGTCATCATGGCACAGAAAGTGTGTTGGGGGTTGGTACTTACTCCCTACCTCTACAGCACCTTCGTGTCactatttttcaccattaagttaTTTAAATTGTCCTTCTGTGGCTCTAATGTCATCAGTTATTTTTACTGTGACTCTGTCCCTCTGATATCTCTGCTCTGTTCTGACACACATGAGTTAGAATTGATCATCTTAATCTTTTCAGGCTGCAATTTGCTCTGTTCCCTCTTGATTGTCCTTGTATCCTACTTGTTCATTCTTGTGGCCATTCTCAGAATGAACTCAAGCAAGGGGAGGtgcaaagccttctccacctgtagTTCACATCTGACAGCGGTGGTCGTGTTCTATGGGACATTACTGTTTATGTACCTGCAACCCAAGTCCAGCCATACTTTTGCTGTTGATAAAATGGCCTCTGTGTTTTATACTCTGGTGATCCCTATGCTCAATCCATTGATCTATGGTCTAAGGAACAAAGAAGTAAAAGATGCTCTGAAGAGAACTTTAACTAATTGA